In one Candidatus Planktophila vernalis genomic region, the following are encoded:
- the recN gene encoding DNA repair protein RecN, translating into MSDRTFLEEISIRSIGVIEHSTLEISPGLTVLTGETGAGKTMILTALNLILGGKSDSSLVRKGSERLVASGSFSVPKSLQDSFEEHGLQVEDGQLILTRTVNADGKSKATSNAISVPSSALAAASENLVEVHAQAANLNMTKAAKQRELLDRFGGKELHSALVNYQSELANYHELKSRITAMKKSIDSRDAQLSELREFAAVMGKLKLERGELHEISNEIGRLSSVEDLRLAAQNASSVIEEEESGSLTTLGITRKSLDSVRAKDPQIEELYQRVSEAFFLVDDAKGVLASYIANLEADPARLDYLNARKAEMNSLIKKYGGSQSADDELIALIERFESSKNAIADLEGGDERLKELETELVGIKKKLVSAAKSLTSVRSENAGKLSKEVTKEIQQLSMPHTSFHCQVQSADYNALKESDFTALGCDEIAMLIQGHKDGPLVPLAKGASGGEMSRVMLALEVVLAATHPVGTYVFDEVDAGVGGKAAIEVGRRLHALSQHAQVIVVTHLPQVAAWADSHFVVTKNSDGSVTESNVRKVVKEDRVEEIARMLAGMESSTSAREHATELLELPLSKR; encoded by the coding sequence GTGAGTGATCGCACATTTCTAGAAGAAATATCTATTCGCTCTATTGGAGTTATTGAGCACTCCACCCTTGAAATATCCCCGGGTTTAACTGTTTTAACTGGTGAAACCGGCGCAGGAAAGACAATGATTTTGACGGCGCTCAATCTCATTTTGGGTGGCAAAAGTGATAGTTCACTCGTGCGAAAGGGAAGCGAGAGATTAGTTGCCAGTGGCAGCTTTAGTGTTCCAAAGTCTTTGCAGGATTCTTTTGAAGAACACGGTTTGCAAGTTGAAGATGGGCAATTAATTCTCACAAGAACCGTCAATGCTGATGGTAAAAGTAAAGCAACAAGTAATGCCATTTCTGTGCCATCCAGTGCCTTGGCTGCAGCAAGTGAGAACTTGGTGGAAGTCCACGCACAAGCTGCTAACTTGAACATGACTAAGGCTGCCAAGCAAAGAGAGTTGCTAGATAGATTTGGTGGCAAAGAGTTACATAGCGCGTTAGTGAATTATCAAAGCGAGTTAGCTAACTATCACGAGCTCAAGTCCCGCATCACTGCCATGAAGAAAAGCATTGATTCAAGGGATGCACAGTTAAGTGAACTGCGTGAGTTCGCAGCTGTGATGGGCAAGTTGAAATTAGAGCGCGGTGAGCTACATGAGATCTCTAACGAGATTGGTCGCTTATCTAGCGTTGAGGATCTTCGATTGGCTGCCCAAAACGCCTCATCAGTTATTGAGGAAGAAGAGTCAGGTTCACTGACAACCCTTGGAATTACGAGGAAATCTTTGGATTCGGTTCGCGCAAAAGATCCACAAATCGAAGAGCTCTATCAAAGGGTGAGTGAAGCGTTTTTCTTAGTAGATGATGCAAAGGGTGTTCTCGCCTCATATATAGCTAATTTAGAGGCCGATCCTGCTCGCTTAGATTATTTGAACGCTAGAAAAGCTGAGATGAACTCACTGATTAAGAAATACGGCGGTTCACAATCTGCCGATGACGAACTCATTGCACTTATCGAGCGATTTGAGAGCTCAAAGAATGCCATTGCAGATCTTGAAGGTGGGGATGAGCGGTTAAAGGAGTTAGAGACCGAGCTTGTTGGAATAAAGAAGAAACTTGTTTCTGCCGCGAAATCTCTCACAAGTGTTCGAAGTGAGAATGCAGGGAAATTGTCTAAAGAAGTTACTAAGGAAATTCAGCAATTATCTATGCCCCACACTTCTTTCCATTGCCAAGTGCAGAGCGCTGACTACAACGCATTAAAGGAATCTGACTTCACGGCCCTTGGTTGTGATGAGATTGCGATGCTTATTCAAGGACACAAAGATGGGCCACTGGTTCCACTTGCAAAAGGTGCAAGTGGTGGTGAAATGTCTCGAGTCATGTTAGCGCTAGAAGTAGTTCTTGCTGCAACGCATCCTGTCGGAACATATGTTTTTGATGAAGTAGATGCTGGAGTTGGCGGTAAAGCAGCAATAGAAGTGGGTCGACGTTTGCATGCACTTTCTCAACACGCGCAAGTTATTGTTGTGACTCATCTTCCTCAGGTTGCGGCCTGGGCGGATTCACATTTTGTTGTGACGAAGAACTCTGATGGATCTGTTACCGAAAGCAATGTGCGAAAAGTGGTCAAAGAGGATCGCGTTGAGGAGATTGCCCGCATGTTGGCGGGAATGGAGAGCTCGACAAGCGCGCGTGAACACGCCACCGAACTCCTAGAACTGCCCCTGTCGAAGCGATAG
- a CDS encoding NAD kinase produces MSERNLLLVCNPSRKEAVDAATALAKDFTAGGFSLYTISDVEIAGVIKCDVASMPALEVAVVLGGDGTMLRAAEVTREQQIPLMGVNLGHVGFLAEVEKPPLSAIVSAITKREYVLDSRMVLQYAVKRGGKTVSQGWALNEVTVERERSTMVELFLEIDGRPISRWGCDGLICSTPTGSTAYAFSAGGPVVWPEVDALVVLPISAHALFSRPLVISPQSEIVVKVESKEAVLSADSLRKFDLLVGDRVVITKDSHVVKLAHLTNTVFSDRLVAKFKLPVEGWRGE; encoded by the coding sequence ATGAGTGAGCGAAATTTATTACTAGTCTGTAATCCTTCGCGCAAGGAAGCAGTTGATGCTGCCACAGCCCTTGCCAAAGATTTTACTGCTGGAGGTTTTTCCCTCTACACAATCTCTGATGTTGAAATTGCTGGAGTAATTAAGTGTGATGTCGCTTCCATGCCGGCGTTAGAGGTTGCCGTTGTGTTGGGCGGAGATGGCACGATGTTGCGCGCTGCAGAAGTCACTAGAGAGCAGCAAATTCCATTGATGGGCGTGAACTTGGGCCATGTCGGATTTTTAGCAGAAGTTGAAAAACCACCACTATCTGCAATTGTTTCGGCAATAACAAAGCGTGAATATGTTTTGGATTCACGAATGGTGTTGCAGTATGCCGTTAAGAGAGGCGGGAAAACTGTTTCGCAAGGTTGGGCGCTCAATGAAGTAACGGTTGAGCGCGAGCGTTCAACGATGGTTGAGCTTTTCCTTGAAATTGACGGACGTCCTATTTCACGTTGGGGCTGTGATGGATTGATCTGCTCCACACCAACTGGCTCAACTGCCTATGCATTCTCTGCTGGTGGACCTGTTGTGTGGCCAGAAGTAGATGCTCTCGTTGTGTTGCCTATTTCGGCGCATGCCTTGTTCTCACGTCCACTTGTTATTTCTCCTCAATCTGAAATTGTTGTGAAAGTAGAATCCAAAGAAGCAGTGTTATCTGCTGATTCACTGCGCAAATTTGATTTGCTCGTTGGAGATCGCGTTGTCATCACTAAAGATTCCCACGTTGTTAAGTTGGCACATCTGACTAACACTGTATTTAGTGATCGATTGGTGGCCAAATTCAAACTTCCCGTTGAGGGCTGGCGCGGTGAGTGA